A stretch of the Nitrospirota bacterium genome encodes the following:
- a CDS encoding class I SAM-dependent methyltransferase: protein MADQCVVWLPNHGRCDGLKIDGRRCCTQSGPTMQRLRPGFRACRQSRAQRIHCRGNGGAVSSQDEAGGEEDPRVAGRPPGSVGHPGDPLQIKLLIRMESHRSLVDSAAPMNDFLYRGTELDAMEAATNYHRAIAEWFRPYVGRRVVEIGAGVGSFSASLLARVPDCELTLVEPAANLFPLLHERFGHESRVKLVNGFLEVLSGGLVADSVVMVNVLEHIEKDEATLSTIHRILARNGTILLFVPAFQWLYGAFDVALGHYRRYSKAGLTMRLKQAGFEPLCIRYFNWPGVFAWFLASRVLRQTTARPADVRRYDKWVTPLTTRLERRWEPPFGQSLLAIARKVE, encoded by the coding sequence ATGGCTGATCAATGCGTTGTATGGCTGCCGAATCACGGACGCTGCGACGGCCTTAAAATTGATGGACGGCGATGTTGCACGCAGTCTGGACCTACGATGCAGCGGCTTCGACCTGGATTTCGAGCTTGTCGCCAGAGTCGTGCGCAAAGGATACACTGTCGAGGAAACGGCGGTGCAGTATCGTCCCAGGACGAAGCGGGAGGGGAAGAAGATCCGCGCGTGGCGGGACGGCCTCCTGGCTCTGTGGGCCATCCTGGTGACCCGCTTCAGATAAAACTTCTCATCCGCATGGAAAGTCATCGCTCCTTGGTGGATTCTGCAGCTCCTATGAATGATTTTCTATATCGCGGAACCGAGTTGGATGCGATGGAAGCGGCGACCAACTACCATCGCGCCATTGCGGAGTGGTTCCGTCCTTACGTGGGGAGGCGGGTCGTTGAAATCGGGGCCGGCGTCGGGTCCTTTTCCGCCTCGTTGTTGGCGCGTGTTCCGGATTGCGAGCTGACCCTCGTGGAGCCGGCCGCCAACCTGTTTCCCTTACTTCACGAACGGTTCGGGCATGAGTCCCGCGTGAAATTGGTGAACGGATTTTTGGAAGTGCTGAGCGGCGGGCTGGTCGCCGATTCCGTCGTGATGGTGAACGTGCTGGAACACATCGAGAAGGACGAAGCGACCTTGAGCACGATCCACCGCATCCTGGCACGCAACGGGACCATCCTGCTGTTTGTGCCGGCGTTCCAGTGGCTGTACGGAGCGTTCGACGTGGCGCTGGGCCATTATCGACGCTATAGCAAGGCGGGCCTGACCATGCGGCTGAAACAGGCGGGGTTCGAGCCCCTGTGTATCCGGTATTTCAATTGGCCCGGCGTCTTCGCCTGGTTTCTGGCGAGCCGCGTGCTCAGGCAAACGACGGCACGGCCTGCGGATGTCCGCCGGTACGACAAATGGGTCACTCCATTGACCACGCGCCTGGAGCGACGCTGGGAGCCTCCCTTCGGACAGAGTCTTTTGGCGATTGCCCGTAAGGTCGAGTGA
- a CDS encoding NAD-dependent epimerase/dehydratase family protein, with product MGSFADEFGHKFRGLKVVVTGATGFIGTNLCRALASLGACVTGVSLSGKGRGMHEGISYNALDLRRLDDVKAFLGRHRPSLIVHLAGRTLARREREMVLPTFEANAIGTVHLLLAAAEVSCDRFLLIGSSEAEGADRDNGVSSPYAASKHVAEIYGRMFHRLYGLPVIHLRTFLTFGPWQEPPKLIPYVIEQFLRGEAPVLTSGGRRCDVVYVEDVVRGLLKAAVAPAAALGSCIDLGSGMGVTIRELVMQVASVIGPVADPVFGGLPDRPYEHEAVADLEPAASLLGWRPQWPLEEALRSTVAWHRQRLGLSDPLQRSSSLNSQSQHIQAKEL from the coding sequence ATGGGTTCCTTCGCGGATGAATTTGGCCATAAGTTTCGCGGCTTGAAGGTCGTCGTCACCGGCGCCACCGGGTTCATCGGGACGAATCTATGCCGAGCACTTGCTTCGCTCGGTGCATGCGTCACCGGAGTGTCTCTCTCAGGCAAGGGGCGGGGCATGCACGAAGGCATCTCCTACAATGCGCTGGACTTGCGCCGCCTCGACGATGTCAAGGCATTCCTGGGCCGGCATCGTCCAAGTCTGATCGTCCATCTTGCCGGGCGGACGCTTGCCAGACGGGAACGCGAGATGGTCCTGCCGACTTTCGAGGCCAACGCCATCGGCACAGTCCATCTCTTATTGGCCGCCGCCGAGGTGTCGTGCGACCGGTTCCTCCTGATCGGCTCTTCGGAGGCGGAGGGCGCTGACCGCGATAACGGAGTCAGTTCTCCCTACGCCGCCTCGAAACATGTCGCCGAGATATACGGGAGAATGTTTCACCGCCTCTACGGCTTGCCGGTCATCCATCTGCGCACCTTTCTGACCTTCGGCCCCTGGCAGGAACCGCCGAAGCTGATCCCCTATGTGATCGAGCAATTTCTGCGGGGAGAGGCGCCCGTCCTGACGAGCGGAGGGCGGCGCTGCGACGTCGTTTATGTGGAAGATGTTGTGCGAGGTCTGCTGAAGGCTGCTGTTGCTCCGGCCGCAGCCTTGGGTTCCTGCATTGACCTCGGAAGTGGCATGGGCGTCACCATTCGCGAGCTGGTTATGCAGGTGGCCTCGGTAATTGGTCCCGTCGCCGATCCGGTCTTCGGGGGGCTTCCAGATCGTCCCTACGAACATGAGGCTGTGGCCGACTTGGAACCGGCCGCATCCCTTCTGGGCTGGCGTCCGCAGTGGCCGCTTGAAGAAGCCCTACGAAGCACGGTGGCGTGGCACCGTCAACGGCTCGGTCTCTCTGATCCACTGCAGCGTAGCTCATCCCTTAACAGTCAGAGCCAGCATATCCAGGCAAAGGAGCTGTGA
- a CDS encoding NAD-dependent epimerase/dehydratase family protein, translated as MRPQWTGRRVFVTGATGVVGAWLVKELLARGASVVALVQDADPQSELYRSGDIQRISVVNGALEEFGTLERAINLHEIDTVFHLGAQTIVGVAHRSPLPTFEANIRGTYHLLEACRLHRDRVKRVVIASSDKAYGEQADLPYREEMPLNGRHPYEVSKSCADLLAQSYHHTYGLPVAIARCGNIYGGGDLNWSRIVPGTIRSLLAGERPIIRSDGRFVRDYIYVKDVVRAYLRLAEHLTGGRNAGEGFNFSMEQPLTVLDLVLRIRKLMDCEHIEPDVQNCAQGEIKSQYLSSAKAFSLLQWKPEFDLDSGLRETIGWYHGFLRG; from the coding sequence ATGAGGCCGCAGTGGACAGGACGGAGGGTATTTGTCACGGGGGCGACGGGGGTCGTCGGGGCGTGGCTGGTCAAAGAACTGCTTGCGCGGGGAGCCTCGGTGGTGGCCCTCGTGCAGGATGCCGACCCTCAATCCGAGCTGTACAGGAGCGGCGACATTCAACGGATTTCCGTGGTCAACGGGGCACTGGAGGAGTTCGGGACACTTGAAAGAGCCATCAATCTCCATGAGATCGACACCGTCTTCCATTTGGGTGCGCAGACCATCGTGGGTGTCGCGCATCGGTCCCCCCTTCCGACGTTTGAGGCGAATATTCGCGGAACCTATCACCTTCTGGAGGCATGCCGGTTACACAGAGACCGTGTGAAGCGGGTGGTGATCGCCTCCAGCGATAAGGCCTACGGCGAGCAGGCCGACCTGCCGTACCGGGAAGAGATGCCGTTGAACGGACGGCATCCCTATGAGGTCTCGAAAAGCTGTGCGGATCTCCTGGCCCAGTCCTATCACCACACCTATGGACTGCCCGTCGCCATCGCGCGCTGCGGTAACATCTACGGGGGAGGGGACCTGAATTGGAGCCGCATAGTGCCTGGAACGATCCGATCACTTCTGGCTGGAGAACGTCCTATCATACGGAGCGACGGTAGATTCGTCCGGGACTACATCTATGTCAAGGACGTCGTGCGGGCCTACCTGCGGTTGGCGGAACATCTAACTGGCGGACGGAATGCAGGCGAGGGATTCAATTTCAGCATGGAACAGCCGTTGACCGTGCTGGATCTCGTCCTCCGGATCCGCAAACTGATGGACTGCGAGCACATCGAGCCGGACGTGCAGAACTGTGCCCAGGGGGAAATCAAGAGTCAGTACCTCTCTTCAGCCAAGGCATTTTCGTTATTGCAATGGAAGCCGGAGTTCGATCTTGACTCGGGTTTGCGCGAGACCATCGGGTGGTACCATGGGTTCCTTCGCGGATGA
- a CDS encoding ABC transporter ATP-binding protein translates to MSLGTVIVAAAGAEALGLILLAALLHQLGARGTSKQTSVLAPVYDYARDNPGAFLLLLGVTYIGRSLLALWITYGSCSLALHVTDDWRTRLIHALFHMPVRRLDQRQGAMLQLILDEPTNVGFGLSAVGLLAQNVLSAVTIYVVLMSLSPLITVGLTVMAGASIATVWMISRYSRRIAVQRSQVFSEGYAYVAEMLSAIKQLRLFDLEAQAKDRAKLHIDEMRGIQLRASVLASSPRLLVEIVFLCGLAGLLAVLWPRLGEASVLSAVGLAVVAALRLLPSFSTSAGTWVVIQQAWPAIMRISQELASAENTTGGEACMPARRPVTFQERIQCQGVHFSYPGRDQALAGLDIEIPWGSFVAVVGPSGAGKSTLVDLLCGFYEPDKGEVLVDGVDLRRGALSHWRRQLGVVSQDAFLFSGTIRENLCLLRPDCPELLLQEVVALVGADGFIRELPQGYETRIGERGLSLSGGQRQRLALARVLVREPRLLILDEATSALDVESEEALQQGLERLRQRLTMLVIAHRLSTVRRADQIYVVGGGRVVESGRHGDLLRSGGLYAGMWRTAEAGLAK, encoded by the coding sequence TTGAGTCTTGGGACCGTGATCGTGGCGGCGGCCGGCGCGGAGGCCCTCGGGTTGATCCTGCTGGCAGCGTTGCTGCATCAGTTGGGTGCGCGGGGCACCTCCAAGCAGACCTCTGTGTTGGCCCCGGTCTATGACTATGCGCGGGACAATCCCGGGGCGTTTTTACTCCTGCTGGGAGTCACCTACATCGGCAGGAGCCTTCTTGCGCTTTGGATCACGTACGGGTCCTGCTCACTGGCGCTCCATGTCACCGATGACTGGCGCACACGGCTGATCCACGCGCTGTTCCACATGCCTGTCAGGCGTCTGGATCAACGCCAGGGCGCAATGCTCCAGCTCATCCTCGATGAGCCGACGAATGTCGGCTTTGGCCTCAGCGCGGTGGGACTGCTTGCCCAGAACGTGCTATCGGCGGTCACGATCTATGTCGTGCTCATGTCCCTGTCCCCGTTGATCACCGTGGGGCTCACCGTCATGGCGGGCGCTTCCATCGCGACCGTATGGATGATTTCCCGGTATTCACGGCGTATTGCGGTGCAACGTTCTCAGGTGTTCAGCGAGGGATACGCCTACGTGGCGGAAATGCTCAGCGCGATCAAGCAGCTCCGCTTGTTCGACCTTGAAGCCCAAGCGAAGGACCGGGCGAAACTCCACATTGACGAGATGCGTGGCATTCAGTTGCGGGCGAGCGTGCTCGCATCCTCGCCCCGGCTGCTCGTCGAAATCGTGTTCCTCTGCGGTCTGGCGGGGCTGCTGGCCGTACTCTGGCCGAGGCTTGGCGAAGCCTCGGTGCTGTCTGCGGTCGGCCTGGCGGTGGTCGCGGCGCTGCGGCTGCTTCCCAGCTTTTCCACGTCCGCCGGCACCTGGGTCGTGATTCAGCAGGCCTGGCCGGCCATCATGCGGATCTCGCAGGAACTGGCGTCGGCCGAGAACACGACCGGCGGCGAGGCGTGCATGCCGGCCAGACGGCCGGTCACGTTTCAAGAGCGGATTCAATGCCAGGGCGTGCACTTCTCCTACCCCGGTCGGGACCAGGCGCTGGCGGGACTGGACATCGAAATCCCATGGGGGTCGTTCGTCGCGGTGGTCGGTCCTTCGGGCGCTGGCAAGTCCACGCTCGTCGACCTGCTCTGCGGGTTCTACGAACCGGACAAGGGGGAGGTACTGGTGGACGGGGTGGATCTCCGCCGCGGCGCACTGTCCCATTGGCGACGCCAGCTGGGAGTCGTGTCGCAGGACGCCTTTCTTTTCAGCGGGACGATCCGTGAAAACCTGTGTCTTCTTCGCCCGGATTGCCCGGAGCTTTTGTTACAGGAGGTTGTTGCGCTGGTGGGGGCCGACGGGTTCATTCGGGAGCTGCCACAAGGGTACGAGACGCGGATCGGGGAGCGGGGGCTGTCGCTCTCCGGGGGCCAGAGGCAACGGTTGGCCCTTGCCCGCGTCCTCGTTCGGGAGCCCCGCCTTCTGATTTTGGATGAGGCGACCAGCGCGCTTGACGTGGAATCAGAGGAGGCGCTCCAGCAAGGACTGGAGCGGTTGCGCCAACGCCTGACGATGCTGGTGATTGCCCATCGCCTGTCGACTGTTCGACGGGCCGATCAAATTTATGTGGTTGGTGGCGGGAGGGTTGTGGAATCAGGACGACATGGCGATCTGCTGCGGAGCGGCGGACTTTACGCCGGGATGTGGCGGACCGCTGAGGCCGGTCTTGCGAAGTGA
- a CDS encoding glycosyltransferase family 2 protein: MDPDLTIIMCVYNEMGRIQASLDELFKALEGRRELVEVLVLDNCSTDGTREWLKTVIHPVAKVQFNERNLGKGGSVKRGMKLSRGRHVIIHDADQEYQASEIWTMLDRANETKSQLVLGSRVLGGCIRHEYVYYRNYLGVRFLTWLINALYGCRITDAATALKLMDGDVARSLDLRCSGFDLDFELVARVVRKGYTVEETAVQYRPRTKREGKKIRAWRDGLLALWAILVTRFR, encoded by the coding sequence ATGGATCCCGATCTGACGATCATCATGTGTGTGTATAACGAGATGGGCAGGATCCAGGCAAGTCTCGACGAACTGTTCAAGGCGTTGGAAGGACGTCGCGAGCTTGTTGAGGTCCTCGTCCTGGATAATTGTTCGACGGATGGGACCCGTGAATGGTTGAAGACCGTCATTCACCCCGTTGCGAAGGTCCAGTTCAACGAGCGCAATCTCGGCAAGGGCGGGTCGGTGAAGCGGGGGATGAAACTCTCACGCGGCCGCCATGTCATCATCCATGATGCCGATCAGGAGTACCAAGCCAGTGAAATCTGGACCATGCTCGACCGCGCCAATGAAACGAAGTCGCAGTTAGTGCTGGGAAGCCGGGTTCTGGGCGGCTGCATCCGCCATGAATACGTCTATTACAGAAATTACCTGGGTGTCAGGTTCCTGACATGGCTGATCAATGCGTTGTATGGCTGCCGAATCACGGACGCTGCGACGGCCTTAAAATTGATGGACGGCGATGTTGCACGCAGTCTGGACCTACGATGCAGCGGCTTCGACCTGGATTTCGAGCTTGTCGCCAGAGTCGTGCGCAAAGGATACACTGTCGAGGAAACGGCGGTGCAGTATCGTCCCAGGACGAAGCGGGAGGGGAAGAAGATCCGCGCGTGGCGGGACGGCCTCCTGGCTCTGTGGGCCATCCTGGTGACCCGCTTCAGATAA
- the rfbF gene encoding glucose-1-phosphate cytidylyltransferase, translated as MKVLILAGGLGTRLQEETAVKPKPMVEIGGKPILWHIMRSYATYGFKEFVVALGYKGNVISRYFLDYYHQNCNLTVSLGTGAVTVHDGHREDLLVHLIDTGVATETGGRIKRLAPWVQNEPFMLTYGDGVCDANLQDLLRFHQAHGRLATVTAVRPPSRFGGLSFDEDLVTEFSEKPQIGEGWINGGFFVLEPGVFDYIDGNETIFEREPLERLAKDGQLAAYRHEGFWQCMDNLRDVRLLETLWATGKAPWKVWSE; from the coding sequence ATGAAGGTTCTCATACTCGCAGGAGGGCTTGGAACCCGCCTCCAGGAAGAGACGGCGGTCAAGCCCAAGCCAATGGTGGAGATCGGCGGGAAGCCGATTCTCTGGCACATCATGCGCAGTTACGCCACCTATGGGTTCAAGGAATTCGTGGTCGCGCTTGGGTACAAGGGAAATGTGATCAGCCGCTATTTCTTGGATTATTACCATCAGAACTGCAATCTGACGGTTTCACTCGGAACCGGAGCCGTGACGGTCCATGATGGCCACCGTGAGGATTTGCTGGTCCATCTCATCGACACCGGCGTGGCGACGGAGACTGGGGGGCGGATCAAGCGACTTGCTCCATGGGTCCAAAACGAGCCCTTCATGCTGACCTACGGCGACGGCGTTTGTGACGCAAACCTTCAGGATCTGCTGCGGTTCCATCAAGCGCATGGGCGCTTGGCTACTGTCACGGCGGTGCGTCCGCCATCGCGATTCGGCGGGCTGAGCTTTGACGAAGATCTCGTCACCGAGTTCAGCGAAAAACCGCAGATCGGTGAAGGCTGGATCAATGGAGGATTTTTCGTCCTAGAGCCCGGGGTATTTGACTACATCGATGGCAACGAGACCATCTTTGAGCGGGAACCACTGGAGCGCCTGGCGAAGGATGGCCAGTTGGCCGCCTATCGTCATGAAGGATTCTGGCAATGCATGGACAATCTCCGGGACGTGCGTCTGCTCGAAACCTTGTGGGCGACCGGCAAGGCTCCCTGGAAGGTCTGGTCAGAATGA